Proteins encoded together in one Chryseobacterium sp. G0201 window:
- a CDS encoding bacteriocin-like protein: MKNLKKLDRNSLKNLNGGSGFCNLNCKINETCGIGCGGWPICVPKGEYIPEPC; this comes from the coding sequence ATGAAAAATTTGAAAAAATTAGACAGAAATAGTTTAAAAAATTTAAATGGAGGTAGTGGATTTTGCAATTTAAACTGCAAAATCAACGAAACTTGTGGAATCGGCTGTGGAGGATGGCCTATATGTGTTCCAAAAGGAGAATACATTCCAGAACCTTGTTAA